The following are encoded together in the Scytonema millei VB511283 genome:
- a CDS encoding lysophospholipid acyltransferase family protein yields the protein MPKEREPFASLLLYYLFKYSVVSPMLHAYFRGRIFGAENVPQKGSLVVVSNHASYFDPPLLSACMRRPVAYMAKEELFDVPVLKQAIELYGAYPVSRGAGDRKAIRAALKCLEDGWAIGVYLEGKRTSDGRITDPKRGAALLAAKAQAPLLPVSLWGTEKILIKGSAVPRPVPITVRIGKVIPPPTSTDKEELQAVTQKCAAAITTLHELGR from the coding sequence ATGCCAAAAGAACGCGAACCATTTGCCAGTCTGCTGCTGTACTACCTATTTAAATATTCGGTGGTCAGTCCGATGCTGCACGCTTATTTTCGGGGACGAATTTTTGGGGCAGAAAATGTCCCCCAAAAGGGATCGTTGGTGGTCGTGAGCAATCATGCCAGTTATTTCGATCCGCCACTTCTCTCGGCTTGTATGAGACGACCAGTTGCTTACATGGCAAAAGAAGAGTTATTTGACGTTCCGGTTTTGAAGCAAGCAATTGAGTTGTACGGTGCTTATCCCGTCAGTCGCGGAGCGGGCGATCGCAAGGCTATTCGCGCTGCGCTTAAATGTTTAGAAGATGGCTGGGCAATAGGCGTGTATTTAGAGGGAAAGCGCACATCTGACGGACGCATTACCGATCCCAAACGCGGAGCCGCATTACTCGCCGCCAAAGCCCAAGCTCCACTCTTACCCGTCAGCCTGTGGGGAACCGAAAAAATTTTAATCAAAGGTTCTGCCGTTCCCCGTCCCGTTCCCATCACCGTGAGAATTGGCAAAGTCATTCCCCCTCCTACTTCTACCGACAAGGAAGAATTACAAGCCGTCACGCAAAAGTGCGCCGCCGCGATTACTACGCTGCACGAATTGGGAAGATAA
- the fabD gene encoding ACP S-malonyltransferase: MTKTAWVFPGQGSQATGMGMDLLEIDYAKDKFAQAEEILGWSVVEICQSEDDSLSRTLYTQPCMYVVESILADLLRQQGRQPDLVAGHSLGEYAALYVAGAFDWSSGLRLIKRRAELMDSVSGGMMAALIGFDRAQLETQLQQMSDVVLANDNSPAQVVISGTPTAVQELIASIKTKRAMPLKVSGAFHSPFMAAAASEFQQVLATVTFNTATIPVLSNVEPVPTVDAAILKDRLTRQMTGGVRWRETVQHFVEEGVQQVVEIGPGSVLTGLIKRTSPDLGLENISGKS, from the coding sequence ATGACTAAAACAGCATGGGTATTTCCAGGGCAAGGCTCGCAAGCAACTGGCATGGGGATGGATTTGTTAGAAATCGACTATGCCAAAGATAAGTTTGCCCAGGCAGAAGAAATTTTAGGTTGGTCTGTAGTTGAAATTTGCCAGAGCGAAGATGACAGCCTGTCGCGTACGCTCTACACCCAGCCTTGTATGTACGTTGTAGAATCTATTCTTGCCGACTTGTTACGACAACAAGGACGACAACCAGACTTAGTAGCAGGTCATAGCTTAGGAGAATATGCTGCTCTCTACGTTGCTGGCGCGTTTGATTGGTCGTCGGGATTGCGTCTGATTAAACGCCGTGCCGAACTGATGGACAGCGTTTCTGGTGGGATGATGGCAGCTTTAATTGGTTTCGATCGCGCCCAATTAGAAACTCAACTGCAACAAATGTCCGATGTTGTCCTGGCAAACGATAACAGCCCAGCCCAAGTCGTAATTTCTGGCACTCCCACCGCCGTGCAAGAGTTGATTGCTAGTATCAAAACGAAACGGGCTATGCCTTTAAAAGTATCGGGAGCCTTCCACTCGCCATTTATGGCAGCAGCCGCCAGCGAGTTTCAACAAGTATTAGCAACCGTCACCTTTAACACGGCGACAATTCCAGTTTTATCGAACGTGGAACCAGTACCAACTGTAGATGCAGCGATTTTAAAAGATCGATTGACACGTCAAATGACAGGTGGAGTCCGTTGGCGCGAGACAGTTCAGCACTTTGTAGAGGAAGGCGTGCAACAGGTGGTAGAAATTGGTCCAGGTAGCGTCCTGACCGGATTAATCAAGCGGACTTCCCCTGACTTAGGTTTAGAAAATATTAGTGGTAAGTCGTAA
- a CDS encoding beta-ketoacyl-ACP synthase III, with product MVQQSGIIITGSGSATPATVLDNQSLSQLVDTSDEWIRSRTGIGSRRLATAAESLSSIAAAAGQEAIAMAGITPAEIDLILLATSSADDLFGSACQVQARLGASNAVAFDLTAACSGFVFGMVTAAQYIRTGVYQNVLLIGADVLSRWVDWEDRRTCVLFGDGAGAVVMQADKRDRLLGFELKSDGTENHCLNLGYQGNSKQLMDGVEVTQGTYQPITMNGKEVYRFAVQRVPEVIDKALFRANLTVDNIDWLLLHQANQRILDAVADRLKIPAHKVISNLAHYGNTSAASIPLALDEAVRQGQVQPNHIIAVSGFGAGLTWGAAVFQWK from the coding sequence ATGGTACAACAATCAGGCATAATTATTACAGGTAGCGGTTCCGCCACACCAGCAACCGTGTTAGATAACCAGAGTCTCAGTCAACTGGTAGACACATCCGATGAGTGGATTAGAAGTCGTACGGGCATCGGTAGCAGGCGGCTAGCCACGGCAGCGGAGTCTTTAAGCTCGATCGCTGCCGCTGCTGGACAAGAGGCGATCGCGATGGCAGGCATTACACCAGCCGAAATCGATCTGATTCTTTTAGCAACGTCCAGCGCCGACGATCTTTTTGGCAGTGCTTGTCAAGTCCAAGCACGGTTGGGTGCGAGTAATGCCGTAGCCTTCGATCTGACCGCAGCTTGTTCTGGATTTGTGTTTGGTATGGTCACTGCTGCCCAATACATCCGCACGGGAGTCTATCAGAATGTCTTGCTGATTGGGGCAGATGTGCTGTCTCGTTGGGTAGATTGGGAAGATCGGCGTACCTGCGTCCTATTTGGCGATGGTGCGGGAGCTGTCGTGATGCAAGCAGACAAACGCGATCGCTTACTCGGATTTGAACTCAAAAGCGACGGTACGGAAAATCACTGCCTCAACCTCGGCTATCAAGGCAACTCAAAACAACTCATGGATGGGGTGGAAGTGACTCAAGGAACTTATCAACCCATCACCATGAACGGTAAAGAAGTCTATCGTTTTGCCGTGCAGAGAGTTCCAGAAGTCATTGACAAAGCTCTATTTCGTGCCAATCTCACTGTTGACAACATCGATTGGTTGCTCCTACATCAAGCCAACCAGCGCATCCTTGATGCTGTAGCCGATCGCTTAAAAATTCCCGCCCATAAAGTTATTAGCAATCTCGCCCATTACGGCAACACCTCCGCCGCCTCCATTCCCCTGGCACTCGACGAAGCAGTCCGCCAAGGACAAGTGCAACCCAACCACATCATCGCCGTCTCTGGCTTTGGCGCAGGCTTGACTTGGGGAGCCGCCGTCTTTCAATGGAAATAG
- the plsX gene encoding phosphate acyltransferase PlsX yields MGKTRARIAIDAMGGDHAPAEIVAGALRARDELGVEVILVGDRQQIEAVLPANTNLGQLEIVPAQGTIEMHEEPLSGIRRKPKASINVAMNLVKQKQADAVVSAGHSGAAMASALLRLGRLSGIDRPAIGAVFPTIVASKQVLILDVGANVDCRPKFLEQFAVMGTVYSKYVLGIPEPKVGLLNIGEEESKGNDLALQAYQLLQANPKVPFVGNAEGRDILSGDFDVIVCDGFAGNVLLKFAEAVGEVLLQILREELPQGLHGQLGVSLLRPNLKRIKQRVDHAEHGGGLLLGVAGICIISHGSSQAPSIFNAIRLAREAVDNEVLERIQGSVAIAEE; encoded by the coding sequence ATGGGAAAGACTCGCGCACGAATCGCAATAGACGCTATGGGGGGAGACCACGCACCCGCTGAAATTGTTGCTGGTGCTCTGCGAGCAAGGGATGAATTAGGCGTAGAGGTCATACTGGTGGGCGATCGCCAGCAGATTGAAGCCGTCTTGCCCGCTAATACTAATCTCGGTCAGTTAGAAATCGTCCCTGCCCAAGGGACGATAGAAATGCACGAGGAGCCTCTGAGTGGCATTAGGCGCAAGCCCAAAGCTTCGATTAACGTAGCAATGAATTTGGTCAAGCAAAAACAGGCAGATGCCGTAGTCTCAGCCGGACACTCAGGTGCAGCGATGGCATCGGCATTATTACGTTTGGGAAGACTATCAGGAATCGATCGCCCAGCGATTGGAGCCGTGTTTCCCACAATCGTTGCTAGCAAGCAAGTTTTGATCCTAGATGTGGGTGCAAACGTCGATTGTCGCCCCAAGTTCTTAGAACAATTTGCGGTCATGGGGACGGTTTACAGCAAATACGTTCTAGGTATTCCCGAACCTAAAGTCGGTTTACTAAATATTGGCGAGGAAGAATCCAAAGGGAACGATCTCGCGCTTCAAGCTTACCAACTGCTCCAAGCTAATCCTAAAGTTCCATTTGTCGGAAATGCCGAAGGGCGAGATATCCTCTCCGGTGATTTTGATGTAATCGTGTGCGATGGCTTTGCTGGTAACGTGCTGTTGAAATTTGCCGAAGCAGTGGGAGAAGTGTTGCTGCAAATCCTGCGTGAAGAGTTACCCCAAGGATTGCACGGTCAGTTAGGCGTATCGCTGTTGCGACCAAACCTGAAACGCATCAAGCAGCGGGTAGATCATGCCGAGCATGGAGGCGGATTACTTTTGGGTGTCGCCGGGATCTGCATTATCAGCCACGGTAGCTCTCAAGCACCGTCGATTTTTAATGCCATTCGTCTGGCAAGAGAAGCAGTAGACAACGAAGTGCTAGAGCGGATTCAAGGCTCGGTAGCGATCGCGGAAGAATGA
- a CDS encoding NAD(P)H-quinone oxidoreductase subunit N → MDLANLATQLNAGTILPESIVLVTLMVVLVGDLIVGRSSSRWVAYAAIAGLLGSIIALYFQWDIANPIAFLGGFNGDDLSIVFRGIIALSAAVTILMSITYVEKSGTALAEFLVILLTATLGGMFLSGANELVMIFISLESLSISSYLLTGYTKRDPRSNEAALKYLLIGASSTAVFLYGVSLLYGLSGGETELSAIATGIVQANAGQSLGLAISLVFVIAGIGFKISAAPFHQWTPDVYEGAPTPVIAFLSVGSKAAGFALAIRLLSTAFPLLSSEWKFVFTALAVLSMILGNVVALAQTSMKRMLAYSSIAQAGFVMIGLIAGTEAGYASMVFYLLVYLFMNLGGFCCVVLFSLRTGTDQISEYSGLYQKDPLLTLCLSICLLSLGGIPPLAGFFGKIYLFWAGWQAGQYGLVLLGLVTTVVSIYYYIRVVRMMVVKEPQEMSDVVKNYPEINWTLSGMRPLQVGIVLSLIATSLAGILSNPLFTLANNSIANTAILQPIIISSAGAQSFAPVPKTAPPVSLTDRT, encoded by the coding sequence ATGGATTTAGCCAATCTTGCAACCCAGTTGAATGCTGGGACGATTTTGCCAGAGAGTATCGTCCTCGTTACCCTCATGGTAGTTTTAGTTGGTGACTTGATTGTGGGTCGTAGTTCCTCGCGCTGGGTTGCTTATGCAGCGATCGCAGGGCTGCTTGGCTCCATAATCGCTCTCTATTTTCAATGGGATATTGCCAATCCAATAGCTTTCTTAGGCGGCTTTAATGGTGATGACCTGAGCATAGTCTTTCGCGGCATTATCGCGCTGTCTGCCGCTGTCACCATTTTGATGTCGATTACCTACGTCGAAAAAAGCGGTACGGCTTTGGCGGAGTTTCTTGTCATTTTGCTCACCGCCACTTTAGGGGGAATGTTCCTGTCTGGAGCAAACGAGCTAGTGATGATTTTTATCTCTCTAGAGTCTTTAAGTATTTCCTCTTATCTACTGACGGGATACACCAAGCGCGACCCCCGTTCTAACGAGGCGGCGCTGAAATACCTATTGATTGGTGCTTCCTCTACAGCCGTCTTTCTCTACGGCGTATCCTTACTATATGGATTATCCGGTGGAGAAACCGAATTGAGCGCGATCGCCACTGGGATCGTCCAAGCTAATGCGGGTCAATCTCTCGGTCTGGCGATCTCCCTTGTCTTCGTCATTGCGGGAATTGGCTTCAAAATCTCCGCTGCACCTTTCCACCAATGGACTCCAGACGTTTATGAAGGTGCGCCCACTCCAGTCATTGCTTTCTTATCTGTAGGTTCTAAAGCCGCTGGGTTTGCCCTTGCCATTCGCCTTCTTTCTACTGCTTTTCCCTTACTTTCTAGCGAGTGGAAGTTTGTCTTCACCGCCCTCGCTGTCCTGAGTATGATTTTGGGTAACGTCGTTGCTCTTGCTCAAACCAGCATGAAACGGATGTTGGCTTATTCTTCCATTGCCCAAGCCGGATTCGTCATGATTGGTTTAATTGCAGGTACGGAAGCAGGATACGCCAGTATGGTATTTTACCTGTTGGTATATCTGTTCATGAACCTGGGCGGCTTCTGCTGCGTCGTTCTGTTCTCCCTCCGCACGGGAACCGACCAAATTAGCGAATACTCAGGTTTATATCAAAAAGATCCCTTGCTGACACTGTGCCTTAGCATTTGCTTGCTATCTTTAGGAGGGATTCCACCACTAGCAGGTTTCTTCGGCAAAATCTATTTATTCTGGGCTGGCTGGCAAGCCGGACAGTATGGATTGGTATTGCTAGGACTAGTTACCACCGTAGTTTCAATTTATTACTACATCCGTGTCGTCAGGATGATGGTGGTCAAGGAACCGCAGGAAATGTCCGATGTGGTAAAAAACTATCCCGAAATCAACTGGACTTTATCAGGGATGCGTCCGCTACAAGTGGGTATCGTACTTTCTTTAATTGCGACATCTCTAGCTGGAATTCTCTCTAACCCACTGTTTACGCTGGCAAATAATTCCATTGCTAATACGGCGATCCTGCAACCCATCATTATCAGCTCCGCAGGAGCGCAAAGCTTTGCACCAGTACCTAAAACTGCGCCACCAGTAAGTTTGACAGATCGGACTTAA
- a CDS encoding cytochrome-c peroxidase: MLYTLAEYNFSLFFGLAVQAYESTLVSSQTPFDQFLAGNRSAFTPQQQQGWQLFTRRGCIGCHASTELTAASFRNVTGRGRIGRAPIPGTPVEDTGFFAIGVRPPQEDVALGADDGFGNSLSEARLAQQGKFSQLLGENPPTLDPPLSPSDTILANGAFKTPGLRNIELTAPYFHNGGTLTLEQVIDFYSRGGDFGGLPVLNLTNNEKQAFVAFLRGLTDERVRFQRAPFDHPQLFIPNGHPGDQNAVVNDGKGQATDQLLEIPAVGRNGGNPIPDFLSNFSTTGTTLSQ; this comes from the coding sequence GTGCTATATACGCTGGCAGAATACAATTTTTCGCTATTCTTTGGATTAGCAGTTCAAGCCTATGAATCTACTCTAGTCTCCAGCCAAACACCCTTCGACCAATTCTTAGCGGGAAACCGCAGTGCTTTTACCCCACAGCAACAGCAAGGATGGCAGCTTTTCACTCGCAGGGGTTGTATTGGCTGTCATGCAAGTACAGAACTCACTGCGGCTTCGTTTCGGAATGTTACTGGTCGCGGTAGAATCGGACGAGCGCCAATCCCTGGAACCCCTGTGGAAGATACGGGATTTTTTGCCATTGGAGTTAGACCTCCACAGGAAGACGTTGCTTTAGGTGCTGATGACGGGTTTGGCAATTCGCTCTCTGAAGCACGGTTGGCACAGCAAGGGAAATTCTCGCAATTGTTAGGAGAAAATCCACCCACGCTCGATCCACCCCTAAGTCCCAGCGATACCATCCTGGCGAATGGAGCCTTCAAAACCCCAGGACTGCGAAATATAGAACTGACTGCTCCTTACTTTCATAACGGCGGAACTTTGACTTTAGAGCAAGTCATAGATTTTTACAGTCGCGGTGGAGATTTTGGCGGTTTGCCAGTGCTGAATTTGACCAATAATGAAAAACAAGCGTTTGTCGCCTTCTTGCGCGGACTCACCGACGAGCGAGTTCGCTTTCAAAGAGCGCCCTTCGACCATCCACAGCTTTTTATTCCCAACGGACACCCAGGCGACCAAAATGCTGTAGTTAATGATGGGAAAGGGCAAGCCACAGACCAATTACTAGAAATTCCTGCCGTGGGACGTAATGGAGGCAATCCGATTCCCGATTTTCTCTCTAATTTCTCCACTACGGGGACAACTTTGAGTCAGTGA
- a CDS encoding IS630 family transposase (programmed frameshift) — protein MPAPYSYDLRTKVIQAIDGGMGKTQASKIFKISRNTINLWLQKREETGDYRAEDGYQRGYGAKITDLEEFKEFVRKHGSRTQKEMASSWQEEISDRTIGKALRKLDLLEKKTYGYQERDEAKRQEFLEKIGQKGIEERVYIDESGIDNRDDYGYGWNEKGQRFFDLKSGKRSMRVSIISGLCQGKLIAPFTFEGACNRLVFEQWLSEKLLPHLKPGQTLILDNATFHKSEKIRELIAQAKCELEYLPPYSPDLNEIEHYWFPIKNRVRKSQGTIENFRERVDASVRLAS, from the exons ATGCCAGCTCCCTATAGTTATGATTTGAGAACAAAAGTCATACAGGCAATAGATGGTGGAATGGGAAAAACCCAAGCCAGTAAAATCTTTAAAATTAGCCGGAACACCATCAATCTCTGGCTTCAGAAAAGGGAAGAAACAGGAGATTATCGAGCAGAAGATGGATATCAGCGAGGCTATGGCGCAAAAATTACCGATTTAGAAGAGTTTAAGGAATTTGTCCGAAAACATGGCAGTCGAACTCAAAAAGAAATGGCTTCTTCTTGGCAAGAAGAAATTAGTGACAGAACTATTGGCAAAGCTTTG AGAAAATTAGATTTACTCGAAAAAAAAACTTACGGGTATCAAGAAAGAGATGAAGCCAAAAGGCAAGAGTTTCTCGAAAAGATTGGTCAAAAAGGCATAGAAGAGCGAGTATATATAGATGAGTCAGGAATAGATAATCGAGACGACTATGGTTATGGCTGGAATGAAAAAGGACAAAGATTCTTTGACTTGAAATCGGGAAAAAGAAGTATGAGAGTTAGCATTATCAGTGGTTTATGTCAAGGTAAATTGATAGCTCCATTCACATTTGAAGGCGCTTGCAATCGCTTAGTTTTTGAGCAATGGTTATCTGAAAAGTTGTTACCGCATTTAAAACCAGGACAGACTTTAATTCTAGACAATGCTACCTTTCATAAATCTGAGAAAATCCGAGAATTAATCGCCCAAGCAAAATGTGAACTTGAATACTTACCGCCTTACTCTCCCGATTTAAATGAGATTGAGCATTACTGGTTTCCGATTAAAAACCGAGTAAGGAAATCTCAAGGAACCATTGAAAACTTTCGTGAACGAGTAGATGCTTCTGTTCGTCTTGCGTCCTAA
- a CDS encoding cytochrome c peroxidase — MLFCGSRDFISTQTNKGNFAMSHGLKHKPPNELSNKENETVFYRFIARFFAKLAAIFWAGVRFFTSFLARQFGGNQLSRKLKTSITIALLAIFTVLTGHTVSAQVGSPPIVPLNQVSIPEPDNIGEFIRNKTAAIALGKTLFWDMQLGTDGNVTCATCHFKAGADSRSKNQINPGLRAGDRVFNLAGAPNYQLTAADFPFHKLEDPNNIASRVISDSNDIAGSQGVFRANFVDIVPGSDKDNVTPQPDDIFRVQGINTRRVTDRHSPTVIDAVFNFRNFWDGSAQNIFNGVDRSGLRNPEAFVLQANNRRRLRDVPVRIKNSSLASQAVAPITTAVETAAEDLPIAPLVIDLSDTDNTVRVRDTNGNVVDSNSADIAASTDAIAQSSDTTAQSTRRRIIRRIGRKAGKKLLALPPLAKQLVAADDSVLGAFSKAPQPGLNKTYEQMIQEAFQPQWWDSNMVIRVNPNTGRRRFYRRPRNRPLSTIEYSTRNKD; from the coding sequence ATGTTGTTTTGTGGAAGCAGAGATTTTATCTCTACTCAAACCAACAAAGGGAATTTTGCCATGAGTCATGGTTTGAAGCATAAACCACCAAACGAGTTATCGAATAAAGAAAACGAAACAGTTTTTTATCGTTTTATAGCTCGTTTTTTTGCGAAGCTAGCAGCTATTTTTTGGGCTGGCGTTCGCTTTTTTACTTCGTTTTTAGCTCGGCAATTCGGAGGAAATCAACTATCGAGAAAACTCAAAACTAGTATTACGATCGCCCTGCTTGCGATCTTTACAGTCTTAACCGGACATACTGTGTCGGCACAAGTTGGTAGTCCGCCGATTGTACCTTTAAACCAAGTCTCCATTCCCGAACCCGACAATATCGGCGAATTTATTCGCAACAAAACCGCCGCGATCGCTTTGGGAAAAACTTTATTCTGGGATATGCAACTCGGTACGGATGGTAATGTCACTTGTGCAACTTGCCACTTTAAAGCAGGTGCAGACAGCCGCTCGAAAAACCAAATCAACCCAGGATTAAGAGCAGGCGATCGCGTATTTAATCTTGCTGGCGCGCCTAATTATCAGTTAACAGCGGCAGATTTTCCCTTTCATAAGCTAGAAGACCCCAATAATATCGCCTCTAGGGTTATATCTGACAGCAATGATATTGCAGGCTCCCAAGGAGTATTTCGAGCTAATTTTGTCGATATCGTGCCTGGAAGTGATAAAGATAACGTCACGCCGCAGCCAGATGATATTTTCAGAGTCCAAGGTATTAACACACGGCGCGTCACAGATCGTCACTCTCCAACTGTCATCGATGCTGTTTTTAACTTCCGTAATTTCTGGGACGGTAGCGCCCAAAATATATTTAATGGAGTCGATCGCTCTGGATTGAGAAACCCAGAAGCGTTTGTCTTACAAGCCAATAACCGCAGACGCTTGCGGGATGTACCAGTCAGAATTAAAAATTCCTCTCTGGCTTCCCAAGCCGTAGCACCAATAACTACAGCAGTTGAGACAGCAGCCGAAGATTTGCCAATAGCACCATTAGTCATCGATTTATCTGATACGGATAACACCGTGAGGGTGAGAGATACTAACGGTAATGTAGTCGATAGTAACAGTGCTGATATCGCCGCCTCAACAGATGCGATCGCACAAAGCAGTGATACGACAGCACAATCGACCCGCCGCAGAATTATCAGGAGAATAGGGAGAAAGGCAGGTAAAAAACTCCTTGCTTTACCACCTTTAGCAAAACAGCTCGTCGCTGCCGATGACAGCGTTTTAGGTGCTTTCAGCAAAGCACCTCAGCCAGGTTTAAATAAAACCTACGAGCAGATGATTCAAGAAGCTTTCCAACCCCAGTGGTGGGACTCCAACATGGTGATTCGCGTCAATCCGAATACGGGTAGGCGAAGATTTTATCGCCGACCGCGAAACCGTCCCCTATCAACAATCGAGTATAGCACTCGAAACAAAGATTAG
- a CDS encoding aspartate aminotransferase: MSLDWISPADRVRALPQYVFARLDELKAKAREQGIDLIDLGMGNPDGAAPQPVIDAAIAALKNPANHGYPPFEGTASFRRAITNWYHRRYGVNLDPDSEALPLLGSKEGLGHLAIAYINPGDVVLVPSPSYPVHFRGPVIAGGEIYSLILKPEHDWLIDLSTIPDAVAEKAKILYFNYPSNPTAATAPREFFEEIVAFARKYEILLVHDLCYAELAFDGYQPTSLLEIPGAKDIGVEFHTMSKTYNMAGWRVGFVVGNSQIIQGLRTLKTNLDYGIFAALQTAAETALQLPDEYLHQVQERYLRRRDFLIQGLAELGWNIPKTKATMYLWIPCPPGMGSTDFALSVLQQTGVVVTPGNAFGVGGEGYVRISLILECDRLGEALRRFKQAGIKYSSVEYSPSLS, encoded by the coding sequence ATGAGCTTGGATTGGATTAGTCCGGCGGATCGCGTGCGGGCGTTACCACAGTATGTATTTGCTCGGTTAGATGAATTAAAAGCCAAGGCTAGAGAACAGGGGATAGATTTAATCGATCTGGGGATGGGAAACCCAGACGGCGCAGCACCTCAACCTGTGATCGATGCGGCGATCGCCGCATTAAAAAACCCTGCCAACCACGGCTATCCCCCGTTTGAAGGTACGGCAAGTTTTCGACGGGCAATTACAAATTGGTATCATCGTCGCTATGGTGTGAATCTCGATCCTGATAGTGAAGCCTTACCGCTACTCGGTTCTAAAGAAGGATTAGGACACTTGGCGATCGCCTATATTAACCCTGGCGATGTCGTATTAGTTCCTTCACCCTCCTATCCCGTCCATTTTCGCGGTCCCGTTATTGCTGGTGGAGAAATTTACAGCCTCATTCTCAAACCAGAACATGACTGGTTGATCGATCTCTCTACAATTCCCGATGCCGTAGCCGAAAAAGCTAAAATTCTCTATTTTAACTATCCCAGCAACCCCACCGCTGCCACAGCTCCTCGCGAATTTTTTGAAGAAATTGTTGCCTTTGCCCGTAAATACGAGATTTTATTAGTGCATGACTTGTGTTATGCCGAATTAGCTTTTGATGGTTATCAACCTACCAGCTTATTAGAAATACCAGGGGCAAAAGATATTGGCGTAGAATTTCACACCATGTCTAAAACCTACAATATGGCAGGTTGGCGCGTGGGATTTGTGGTAGGAAATAGCCAAATTATTCAAGGTTTGCGGACGTTAAAAACCAACTTAGATTATGGCATTTTTGCCGCGTTGCAAACAGCCGCAGAGACAGCTTTGCAACTTCCAGATGAATATTTACATCAAGTCCAAGAACGCTATCTTCGCCGCCGCGATTTTCTAATTCAAGGATTAGCCGAACTCGGTTGGAATATTCCCAAAACTAAAGCGACAATGTATCTGTGGATTCCCTGTCCCCCTGGGATGGGTTCTACAGATTTTGCTTTATCAGTATTACAGCAAACTGGAGTTGTTGTCACCCCTGGAAATGCTTTCGGTGTCGGGGGAGAAGGATACGTGCGGATTAGTTTAATTTTAGAATGCGATCGCTTGGGCGAAGCCTTACGCAGGTTTAAACAAGCAGGCATTAAATATTCATCTGTAGAATATTCACCCTCGTTGTCTTGA
- a CDS encoding iron-containing alcohol dehydrogenase family protein gives MLCLSVAPAQVIRAPQALETAGSAIARLGHRPLIVGGDRSLVAVQPRLQAVLSEQKLKFTQASYGRDCSEASLAALKQAVAAHKADLIIGVGGGKALDAAKLLAYQCGELPIVTIPTSAATCAAWTALSNVYSEDGAFLYDVNLPNCPNLLILDYDLVQTAPRHTLVAGIGDAIAKWYEASVSSGHSEQTLIIAAVQQARVLRDILFQKSAAALQAPGSEVWREVVDATVLLAGVIGGLGGAQCRTVAAHAVHNGLTHLPIHSSIHGEKVSYGILVQLRLEEMVQGNQLAATARQQLIKFYTEIGLPQTLADLGLEDITITQLKQAAEIALNPKSDIHRLPFKVVTEQLMAAMVSTTAPANSSINPITTNLVNEEVAQ, from the coding sequence ATGCTTTGTCTGTCCGTAGCTCCAGCACAGGTAATCCGCGCCCCGCAAGCTTTAGAAACAGCCGGAAGCGCGATCGCGCGTTTAGGTCATCGTCCCTTAATTGTAGGTGGCGATCGCTCTCTTGTTGCCGTCCAACCTCGGTTACAAGCCGTATTGTCAGAGCAAAAATTAAAATTTACTCAAGCAAGCTACGGTAGAGATTGCAGCGAGGCGAGTTTAGCGGCGTTAAAGCAAGCGGTAGCAGCACACAAAGCCGATCTGATTATTGGTGTTGGTGGTGGTAAAGCGTTAGATGCGGCGAAATTGTTGGCGTATCAGTGCGGTGAGTTACCTATTGTCACGATTCCGACTTCGGCGGCTACCTGTGCGGCTTGGACGGCTCTTTCTAACGTCTATTCGGAAGACGGAGCGTTTTTATATGACGTAAACCTGCCGAATTGCCCTAATTTACTCATCCTAGATTACGATTTGGTGCAAACTGCTCCCAGACATACCTTAGTTGCAGGAATTGGAGATGCGATCGCCAAGTGGTACGAAGCTTCTGTGAGTAGCGGACACTCGGAGCAAACTTTAATTATTGCTGCCGTGCAACAAGCTAGGGTACTGCGCGATATTTTATTTCAAAAATCCGCTGCTGCTTTACAAGCACCAGGTAGCGAAGTTTGGCGGGAAGTTGTTGATGCTACAGTCTTACTCGCAGGAGTCATTGGTGGCTTAGGGGGCGCTCAATGTCGTACTGTAGCCGCTCATGCCGTCCACAATGGCTTAACTCACCTGCCGATTCACAGCAGCATCCACGGCGAAAAAGTTAGTTACGGCATCTTAGTCCAGTTGCGCTTAGAAGAAATGGTGCAGGGCAACCAACTCGCAGCCACCGCACGACAACAGTTAATTAAGTTTTATACCGAAATCGGACTACCCCAAACTCTTGCAGACTTGGGGCTGGAAGATATTACGATTACCCAACTCAAACAAGCAGCAGAAATCGCTTTAAATCCCAAATCTGACATTCATCGGCTACCCTTTAAAGTTGTTACAGAACAATTGATGGCGGCGATGGTTTCTACCACAGCTCCAGCTAACAGTAGTATCAACCCCATCACTACAAATCTCGTCAACGAAGAGGTAGCTCAATGA